Proteins from one Gimesia maris genomic window:
- a CDS encoding MotA/TolQ/ExbB proton channel family protein: MNWSKAILKSPLFWGTAATFGFYALIPYLPVYRSLIDRYFCSHPLEYATAGLFFIGMAIIGVKGIGMLSQKKSISETKIDWETISEIESLNDRIDIFSEQVESLASWIGETYLGKRLKDTVSYVKGRRSVQDLDEHLKYLAELASEQMHASYSLIRTITWAVPIIGFLGTVIGITIAIANVTPDQLDTSLSEVTGGLAVAFDTTALALGLSLILVFSTFIVERMEQKQLEQIELFGIENIASCLSVSESSLSPLESAEAEAAQELVLRTEEMILRQTELWQQSLEGLRGRWSEMMERQQSEFDHSLQEGMTNTLGSHSSQLESLRNEFLTAYQATTEQIELMLTRWQEKQKESNSTFSTHLAQIWSEVHQDVISAQSRQTSQIELATKEIAGEVRQWNQQLKDTSEVSTLQIEALNSQSENLLKIVGQEEHLVGLQKRLAENLDAIRATETFEETLHSLSAAVHLLTARSNRNHAA; this comes from the coding sequence TTGAACTGGTCAAAAGCGATCTTGAAATCTCCTCTCTTCTGGGGAACGGCCGCCACGTTTGGGTTTTATGCCCTCATCCCCTATCTGCCGGTTTATCGTTCTTTGATCGATCGTTATTTTTGCAGTCACCCGCTGGAGTACGCGACGGCAGGCCTGTTCTTCATCGGCATGGCAATTATCGGTGTGAAGGGCATCGGTATGCTCAGTCAGAAGAAATCGATATCGGAAACAAAAATTGACTGGGAAACGATCAGTGAAATTGAGAGTCTCAATGATCGAATTGATATTTTTTCCGAGCAGGTGGAGTCACTTGCCAGCTGGATCGGTGAGACGTATCTGGGCAAACGCCTGAAAGATACGGTTTCTTATGTGAAGGGACGTCGTTCAGTCCAGGATCTGGATGAACATCTCAAGTATCTGGCCGAACTCGCTTCTGAGCAGATGCACGCCAGTTATTCCCTGATTCGCACCATTACCTGGGCTGTCCCGATTATCGGGTTCCTGGGAACTGTGATCGGGATTACGATTGCGATTGCCAATGTGACTCCCGATCAGTTAGACACTTCTCTCTCTGAAGTCACCGGTGGTCTGGCGGTTGCCTTTGATACCACTGCGCTCGCATTGGGATTATCACTGATTCTGGTGTTCTCTACCTTTATTGTGGAACGGATGGAGCAAAAACAACTTGAACAGATTGAGCTGTTCGGGATTGAGAATATTGCCTCCTGCCTGAGTGTCTCGGAAAGCTCACTGAGTCCGCTGGAATCGGCTGAAGCCGAAGCTGCGCAGGAACTGGTACTGCGTACCGAAGAAATGATTTTACGACAGACCGAACTCTGGCAGCAAAGTCTGGAAGGGTTACGTGGTCGCTGGTCCGAAATGATGGAACGCCAGCAGTCGGAATTTGATCATAGCCTGCAGGAAGGAATGACAAATACTCTGGGAAGTCATTCTTCTCAGTTGGAATCATTGAGGAATGAGTTTCTGACTGCCTACCAGGCAACGACCGAACAGATCGAGCTGATGTTAACCCGCTGGCAGGAAAAGCAGAAAGAATCGAACAGTACCTTCTCAACTCATCTGGCCCAGATCTGGAGTGAAGTACATCAGGATGTGATTTCGGCACAATCTCGACAGACTTCGCAGATAGAACTGGCAACAAAAGAAATTGCCGGCGAAGTCAGACAGTGGAATCAGCAACTGAAAGATACCTCAGAGGTTTCGACTCTGCAGATCGAGGCTTTGAATTCACAAAGTGAAAATCTGTTGAAAATTGTTGGTCAGGAAGAGCATCTGGTCGGTCTGCAGAAAAGGCTGGCCGAAAATCTGGATGCGATTCGAGCCACCGAGACCTTTGAAGAAACCCTGCATAGCCTGAGTGCGGCTGTGCACTTACTCACCGCCCGCTCAAATCGAAATCACGCCGCCTGA
- a CDS encoding DUF1549 domain-containing protein produces the protein MKSHAPNWKVVCLPLCVVGLVVTLVTWASSSPVEKTSPPPTFVETDSLTDTVQQVDRFFEKQWTEKKTPPASTVSELTQLRRLSLALHGTVPSLEEIREFESMQGADRLERWTQKLLADRRFADYFSERFTRAFVGVAQGQFIIFRRDRFKAWLSEQIQENTPYDELVRKLIAGEGLWTGDPQTNFITSAVADGNLDRTKLTGSTVRAFLGQRIDCAQCHDHPFDHWKQSDFEGLTAFYGQVEVQVLGVRSNRKLKYEVEDRMTLEQREVAPRVPFLTECLPAEGTLRERLAEWVTHLDNRRFERASANRVWGLLFGIPYIDPVDDLPAPTDLSQSPPGLLDILGQDFRENGYDIKRLIQIIVASRPFHLSSESESESADQIDTATYNWALFPLVRLRPEQIIGSMLQASSLKTIDQNSNLIMRGRRFFSELNFVKEYGDLGSDELNDFPGTIPQALLRMNGEFAKDNGSASPLNSVGRIASLDVPAEKRIETCYLVCLTRLPTSEERDYFLKQYQSATNQQQRVKITEDLYWALYNSPEFSWNH, from the coding sequence ATGAAGTCCCATGCCCCTAACTGGAAAGTTGTCTGCCTGCCCCTCTGTGTTGTGGGTCTGGTTGTCACTCTGGTTACCTGGGCATCCAGCAGCCCGGTTGAAAAGACTTCCCCTCCGCCCACTTTCGTTGAGACAGACTCTCTCACTGACACCGTTCAACAGGTCGATCGGTTCTTTGAAAAGCAATGGACAGAGAAAAAGACACCTCCGGCGTCAACGGTTTCTGAACTGACACAGCTCAGAAGGCTATCCCTGGCATTGCACGGCACCGTGCCTTCTCTTGAAGAAATCCGTGAGTTCGAAAGCATGCAGGGCGCAGACCGTCTGGAACGCTGGACACAAAAGCTGCTCGCCGACCGTCGTTTTGCCGATTACTTCTCTGAACGATTCACCCGCGCGTTTGTCGGCGTTGCCCAGGGACAGTTTATTATTTTCCGCCGCGATCGGTTTAAAGCCTGGCTCAGTGAACAGATTCAGGAAAATACTCCTTACGACGAACTGGTGCGCAAACTGATCGCCGGCGAAGGACTCTGGACCGGTGACCCCCAAACGAATTTTATTACTTCTGCTGTCGCGGACGGTAATCTGGATCGAACCAAGTTGACCGGCAGCACTGTTCGAGCATTTCTGGGTCAGCGAATCGATTGTGCACAGTGTCACGATCATCCCTTTGATCACTGGAAGCAATCGGACTTCGAAGGGCTGACTGCTTTTTATGGCCAGGTTGAAGTGCAGGTGCTCGGCGTACGGTCGAACAGGAAATTAAAATATGAAGTGGAAGACCGCATGACACTGGAGCAGCGCGAAGTCGCGCCCCGCGTTCCCTTCCTGACAGAATGCCTGCCTGCAGAAGGGACATTGCGAGAACGACTGGCGGAATGGGTCACCCATCTGGACAACCGCCGCTTTGAACGGGCATCAGCAAATCGCGTCTGGGGTCTACTGTTTGGTATCCCCTATATTGATCCCGTTGATGATCTGCCGGCCCCCACAGATCTCTCCCAATCTCCACCTGGTCTGCTCGATATCCTGGGACAGGACTTCCGCGAAAACGGATATGACATCAAAAGGCTGATCCAGATCATTGTTGCATCCAGACCGTTTCATCTGTCATCTGAATCCGAATCTGAATCGGCAGACCAGATCGATACTGCCACCTATAACTGGGCATTATTTCCACTCGTTCGTTTGCGACCCGAGCAGATCATTGGCTCAATGCTCCAGGCCTCTTCACTCAAAACCATTGATCAGAACTCCAACCTGATTATGCGGGGACGACGGTTTTTCTCCGAACTCAATTTTGTCAAAGAATATGGTGACCTGGGAAGCGATGAACTCAATGATTTTCCCGGTACGATCCCGCAGGCGCTGTTGCGGATGAATGGCGAGTTCGCAAAAGATAACGGCAGTGCATCTCCACTGAACTCGGTCGGTCGCATTGCTTCACTCGACGTCCCTGCGGAAAAGCGGATTGAAACCTGCTACCTGGTTTGCCTGACCCGACTTCCCACTTCAGAGGAACGCGACTATTTTCTGAAACAGTATCAGTCTGCAACAAATCAACAGCAGCGTGTCAAAATCACCGAAGACCTCTACTGGGCTCTTTATAATTCTCCTGAATTTTCCTGGAACCATTGA
- a CDS encoding elongation factor G: MNEYKVDDVRNVALVGHGAVGKTTVADLMLFQSGATSRLGSVDDGTSLLDTDEEEIDHRISIASTLVHFDYGGHHINLIDTPGYPDFIGQVSGALRAVETALILLNAGHGVEINALRVSKMAQEAGIARMIVLNKCDADNIDYETLLNSVRETFGSQCIPINLPVGLGADFKAVFDLVKNTAATEHDVIGDPQATRQMLIEAIVESNEALLERFFEGEELSPAELSANIPKAMAAGTLIPVLFMSAKTGVGVAEFMDAMSNYTLCPQDIQRMEQTKDGQSVMLDPSPDQPFVAQVVKTRIDPFISKMSYLRVFSGKLNKDSSVVNVRTGKAVRITQLLDVQGGKQEAVDEVSAGDIFAVAKVDDLQLGDTLAADANGDGLSLPEIKFPHPVVGLAVEPKSQNDQQKISGALHKIEEEDQTFHVIHDEETHEMVMQGMSELHLKIVQERLLHRDKVEVITHLPRVPYRETIMGSAEGSYRHKKQSGGAGQFAEVHLKVSSMPQDVNPEEYFTKANFDHLRSYHYDPEMNFAFVDRISGGSIPNQFIPAVEKGVLEKMKQGVIAGCQVQNLICEVFFGKDHPVDSNETAFKIAGSKCFAELFAKSRPVLMEPIVKIEILIPAENVGDISSDLSSRRGRMEGMAVSTGGYEIIQARVPLAEIMTYARTLSSLTGGRGTYDIELSHYEMIPPNEQGKIIELLNKARE, from the coding sequence ATGAACGAATACAAGGTAGACGACGTTAGGAATGTGGCATTGGTCGGCCACGGGGCTGTTGGCAAAACAACTGTAGCCGATCTTATGCTGTTTCAATCTGGTGCCACCTCCCGCCTGGGCTCTGTAGATGATGGTACCAGTCTGCTGGATACGGATGAAGAAGAAATTGACCATCGGATTTCCATCGCTTCCACTCTGGTTCACTTTGATTATGGTGGACATCATATCAACCTGATTGATACCCCCGGCTATCCTGATTTCATCGGGCAGGTTTCCGGCGCACTGCGTGCTGTCGAGACCGCCCTGATTCTGTTAAATGCGGGACACGGAGTAGAAATCAATGCCCTGCGCGTGTCCAAAATGGCACAGGAAGCCGGGATCGCCAGGATGATTGTGCTCAATAAATGTGATGCAGACAATATCGATTATGAAACACTCTTAAATTCAGTACGTGAAACGTTTGGCTCTCAATGTATCCCCATCAACCTGCCTGTGGGTCTGGGAGCTGACTTCAAAGCCGTTTTTGATCTGGTGAAAAACACAGCAGCAACTGAGCATGATGTCATTGGCGATCCCCAGGCGACCCGTCAGATGCTGATCGAAGCAATCGTTGAATCGAATGAAGCCTTGCTGGAACGATTCTTTGAAGGCGAAGAACTCAGCCCGGCAGAATTATCCGCCAATATCCCGAAAGCGATGGCAGCAGGGACCCTGATACCAGTGTTGTTCATGAGCGCTAAAACAGGTGTCGGCGTTGCCGAGTTTATGGATGCGATGTCGAACTACACATTATGTCCCCAGGACATTCAACGCATGGAACAGACGAAAGACGGTCAATCTGTGATGCTCGATCCTTCGCCGGATCAACCATTTGTTGCCCAGGTCGTAAAAACCCGTATCGACCCCTTTATCTCGAAGATGAGTTATCTGCGTGTTTTTTCTGGGAAGCTGAATAAAGATTCGTCGGTTGTCAATGTCCGCACTGGAAAGGCGGTCCGCATCACGCAGTTACTGGATGTCCAGGGTGGGAAGCAGGAAGCCGTCGATGAAGTCTCTGCTGGTGATATTTTTGCTGTCGCCAAAGTAGACGATTTACAGCTGGGGGATACACTGGCTGCCGACGCAAACGGAGACGGTCTGTCACTGCCTGAAATCAAGTTTCCCCATCCTGTCGTCGGGCTGGCTGTCGAGCCGAAAAGCCAGAATGATCAACAGAAAATATCAGGGGCACTGCATAAGATTGAAGAGGAAGACCAGACCTTTCACGTGATCCATGATGAAGAAACACACGAGATGGTCATGCAGGGAATGAGTGAACTGCATCTGAAGATTGTGCAGGAACGTCTGCTGCATCGAGACAAAGTGGAAGTTATCACGCATCTGCCGAGAGTGCCATATCGCGAAACGATCATGGGGAGTGCGGAAGGCAGCTACCGGCACAAAAAACAGTCAGGTGGCGCAGGACAATTTGCCGAAGTGCATCTTAAAGTTTCATCAATGCCTCAGGATGTGAACCCGGAAGAGTATTTCACGAAAGCCAATTTTGATCATCTCAGATCGTATCATTATGACCCCGAAATGAACTTCGCATTTGTCGATCGTATCTCGGGTGGTTCGATCCCGAACCAGTTTATCCCCGCAGTCGAAAAAGGGGTGCTGGAGAAAATGAAGCAGGGTGTGATCGCCGGGTGTCAGGTGCAGAATCTGATCTGTGAAGTGTTCTTCGGTAAAGATCATCCCGTGGACAGTAACGAAACGGCATTCAAAATTGCAGGCAGTAAATGTTTTGCGGAACTGTTTGCAAAGTCGCGTCCCGTATTGATGGAACCAATTGTGAAAATTGAAATCCTGATTCCCGCAGAGAATGTGGGTGATATCAGCAGCGATCTTTCCAGTCGCAGAGGCCGCATGGAAGGCATGGCTGTTTCAACGGGCGGCTATGAGATCATTCAGGCCCGGGTTCCACTGGCGGAAATTATGACCTATGCCCGTACGCTTTCCAGTTTAACCGGCGGTCGCGGAACCTATGATATTGAATTGAGTCATTACGAAATGATCCCCCCGAACGAACAGGGGAAAATCATAGAGCTGCTCAATAAAGCCCGTGAATAA
- the trxA gene encoding thioredoxin, which yields MSANSAWTIDITEENFETEVISKSEQIPIIIDFWAPWCGPCQQLAPLLDQLVEEYQGKFILAKINIDEQQNLAAAFRVQSIPMVVAFANGQPVDHFQGILPEESLREWISNLLPSQVDMLLQEGQILEDSDLASAEIKYKEALDLEPANDVIKLRMAAVLAKQSRFDESAHIIEELEKRGFLEPEAEQIKSQLELQAAAEEAGGVEAARAALEADPENADLKIGLADALAISNKHEEALEICLSVIEQDKTGAGAEAKATMLRIFDILGPQSALVSTYRRRLATLLY from the coding sequence ATGTCAGCAAACTCAGCCTGGACCATTGATATTACCGAAGAAAACTTTGAAACCGAAGTGATTTCAAAGTCGGAACAGATCCCGATTATCATCGATTTCTGGGCACCCTGGTGTGGACCGTGTCAGCAACTGGCCCCCCTGCTGGATCAACTGGTAGAAGAATATCAGGGAAAATTCATTCTCGCTAAAATCAATATCGATGAACAGCAGAATCTGGCAGCAGCGTTTCGCGTGCAATCGATTCCCATGGTCGTCGCTTTTGCAAATGGACAACCTGTCGATCACTTCCAGGGAATTCTCCCGGAAGAATCACTGCGGGAATGGATTTCCAATCTTCTGCCTTCACAGGTAGACATGCTCCTGCAGGAAGGACAGATTCTGGAAGATTCCGACCTGGCTTCTGCAGAAATAAAATACAAAGAAGCGTTAGATCTGGAACCAGCGAATGACGTCATCAAATTACGCATGGCGGCTGTCCTGGCAAAACAGTCGCGCTTTGATGAAAGCGCGCATATCATTGAGGAGCTTGAGAAACGCGGTTTTCTGGAACCGGAAGCGGAACAGATCAAGTCACAACTTGAGTTACAAGCCGCTGCGGAAGAGGCAGGTGGCGTCGAAGCCGCTCGCGCGGCACTTGAGGCAGATCCAGAAAACGCAGATTTGAAAATCGGACTCGCAGACGCGCTGGCGATTTCCAACAAGCATGAGGAAGCTCTGGAAATCTGTCTGTCGGTAATAGAACAGGATAAAACAGGAGCCGGTGCGGAAGCCAAAGCAACGATGTTGCGGATCTTTGATATTCTGGGACCGCAATCTGCCCTGGTGAGTACCTACCGTCGTCGACTGGCCACTCTGTTGTATTAG
- a CDS encoding DUF4013 domain-containing protein, whose amino-acid sequence MNEHTIQQTDSTDPSVESPGTACEITDFPDEPAGTLGSTTEIEQFYPDEVVGNISPFPHLLRHPLKAAFWVIRMVFGIACLVLFLALIAAVPIVNFIALGYLLDVEGRVARTGKIRLAFPLLDIAPRLGMIVIGVALWLIPLFLLAGAAADAHLIDPGGSSDRNLHLINRLAAIAIAVHLCLALARGGTFWCFVRPLKNAIWLYRQIRAGGYLDRAAGHVSGFFASLKLGKNFSLGLRGFLGALIWLIIPSTMFAAASSPEGGQRGAVAVTLLGGLSLVIVLGWLPLLQAHFAAENRFRAMFELKTVRRKFKRSPLLWMLSLVIVYLLSLPLYLFKVAALPRDAIWGITLIFVATIYPTKILLGWVYHRASAKTKNAWFGWRWLSRTLILPLLAVYVFILFFTQFIGVHGNRVLMEHHLFLLPVPF is encoded by the coding sequence ATGAACGAACATACCATCCAGCAGACAGATTCGACCGACCCCTCTGTCGAGAGCCCCGGTACAGCTTGTGAAATCACTGACTTCCCGGATGAGCCGGCCGGCACGTTAGGCAGCACCACCGAGATTGAACAGTTCTATCCTGATGAAGTTGTGGGAAACATTTCTCCCTTTCCTCATTTGTTGCGTCACCCTCTCAAAGCTGCTTTCTGGGTGATTCGCATGGTCTTCGGTATTGCCTGCCTGGTATTGTTTCTGGCGCTCATCGCTGCCGTCCCCATTGTGAATTTTATCGCGCTGGGATATCTGCTGGACGTGGAAGGACGTGTGGCGCGAACCGGTAAGATCCGTCTCGCTTTTCCTTTACTGGATATTGCCCCGCGACTGGGGATGATTGTGATTGGTGTGGCGCTCTGGTTGATTCCCCTGTTTCTACTGGCGGGAGCTGCCGCGGATGCGCATCTGATTGATCCCGGCGGAAGCAGTGATCGCAATCTGCACTTGATCAATCGGTTGGCGGCCATTGCGATTGCGGTACATCTCTGTCTGGCATTAGCACGCGGCGGGACGTTCTGGTGTTTCGTGCGTCCTCTTAAAAATGCAATCTGGCTATATCGGCAGATCCGCGCCGGAGGCTATCTGGACCGGGCTGCTGGACACGTCAGTGGATTTTTTGCTTCGCTGAAACTGGGGAAGAACTTTTCGCTGGGACTGCGTGGTTTTCTGGGGGCTCTCATCTGGTTGATTATCCCCTCGACCATGTTTGCTGCTGCCAGTTCACCCGAGGGAGGGCAGAGGGGGGCTGTCGCAGTCACTCTGCTGGGAGGCTTAAGTCTGGTAATTGTACTGGGGTGGTTGCCTTTGCTGCAGGCACACTTTGCTGCCGAGAACCGTTTTCGTGCCATGTTTGAATTAAAGACCGTCAGACGAAAATTCAAACGTTCTCCCCTGTTATGGATGTTGTCGCTGGTTATCGTGTATCTCCTGTCTCTTCCGCTCTACCTGTTTAAGGTAGCAGCTCTGCCACGCGATGCGATCTGGGGAATCACGCTCATCTTTGTCGCGACGATTTACCCGACAAAAATTCTGCTGGGCTGGGTTTACCATCGGGCTTCTGCAAAAACGAAAAATGCCTGGTTCGGCTGGCGCTGGTTGAGCCGCACGCTCATCCTGCCGCTGTTGGCAGTCTACGTCTTTATTCTGTTCTTTACCCAGTTTATTGGCGTTCATGGAAACCGGGTTCTAATGGAACATCATCTGTTTCTGTTGCCGGTTCCGTTTTAA